A portion of the Scleropages formosus chromosome 13, fSclFor1.1, whole genome shotgun sequence genome contains these proteins:
- the LOC108925438 gene encoding fibronectin type-III domain-containing protein 3A-like isoform X1: MLCFTMMTDQPHPPLEATPMLSEVPLVQHMLNGDSMQQMILVQVNPGETFTIRTEDGQVRCITGPAHVPMVSPNGTMPPIYVPPGYMSQVVEENGVRKVMVLPQTTEFHPSMPPPPPLHVPQYLPPHPAMLHQHHMYPREMPPHFMHQLPPPQMYSEQGVDVACHSASGPPREDRASKSQDHLHRRLAASSSVRITRSPPPSPLKGPSPAPPNNGQNGQNKGLVTPAASPGPTKQKAPGAPSPSDTENAEVVAEMPNILEQLSGMSKPTVLNVTSRSAILSWTPLAGLQNTDPRSAEAPLLLNYELALSRNGSDGVFSPIYLGLETTFTVEDLRPATAYYIKVCASCGSVKGPSSEVADFTTMCAPPEAPAPPRVILHSKSTLVLQWKAPNDNGSKITGYLLEFDEGKQSAFKEVYFGHAKQYKIVKLTPSTNYAFRIAAKNDIGMSAFSEVMTCCTAGSAPQPPAPPRLSASGVSWLTLEWNIPGGLTAGDTLTYTLEMEEEGTGYGFKPKYNGEELSCTLKGLRRSTSYRFRVLAANAEGRSQPSVPVEFSTTPDKPGAPGRPALRGRVQPRCLHTVWDAPKDDGGSPVTQYVLEMGQNHNDNGWEVVYSGPLREHVCDSLKPGTWYNLRVYCQSAGGQSQASESLTVQTAPVPPGPCQALQLAGKARPRDIPLTWGPPLEDGGAPVSQYIVEMSDSTQGPHRTFYQGLETDCSACQLVPGHKYCFWVKAANQAGWGPLSEMYEFSTAPGPPEPCGPPQLAVKTPTCVLASWEIPACNGAEVFEFRMEWGAAEGTLTLTYCGPAPGYEARNLLPATAYYCRVQAVNSVGAGPFGDVAMVTTPPSVPAAVRSVAVVGEDALAESLAGPASCLALRWEEPCSHGAEIIGYNIDFGEQVPISVGKTNHYILENLQPDTTYRVRVQAINGIGVGPFSASLKARTRPLPPEPPTLECAAAGPQSLKLKWGDGPSRGQLSGATQYCLHMQASADRLVCIYSGPCHTFKVQRLSEATVYQFSIQAHNEAGVGPLSPLYSFSTSRSPPPQLKAPRVDQLESNHYEVTWEALQSMRGDPIVYTLQLQRGRELEQLYRGPASSYKWHGVVPVCDWRLRVCAGRRCPDGVELWGPYSPSIALPGPEPPAASESVAGSRATSRDGVAPRKDRAITDEQFALLLLLGFAIVAILFAVLIQYFVIK; the protein is encoded by the exons ATGATTCTGGTGCAGGTGAATCCTGGGGAGACCTTCACCATCCGCACAGAGGATGGACAAGTTCGGTGCATCACAG gaCCAGCGCATGTGCCCATGGTTTCCCCCAATGGCACCATGCCACCTATCTATGTGCCCCCTGGGTACATGTCTCAG GTGGTGGAGGAGAATGGTGTTCGAAAAGTAATGGTTTTGCCCCAGACGACAGAGTTTCACCCCTCCAtgccaccgccaccaccactTCACGTGCCTCAGTACTTGCCCCCACACCCTGCAATGCTGCACCAGCACCATATGTATCCCAGGGAAATGCCCCCCCATTTCATGCACCAGCTTCCTCCTCCACAGATGTACAGTGAGCAGG GTGTAGATGTAGCTTGCCATAGTGCATCTGGACCTCCACGTGAAGATCGAGCATCCAAGTCACAGGACCACCTGCACAGGCGGCTGGCCGCAAGCAGCAGCGTACGCATCACTCGCAGCCCCCCACCCTCTCCACTCAAGGGCCCCTCTCCTGCTCCCCCCAACAATGGTCAGAATGGCCAAAATAAGGGCCTCGTGACTCCAGCAGCTTCCCCAGGCCCTACAAAACAGAAAGCCCCTGGTGCACCATCCCCCTCAGACACAGAGAATGCAG AAGTCGTGGCAGAAATGCCCAATATTCTTGAGCAGCTGTCTggcatgtccaaacccaca GTGCTCAACGTTACATCTCGTTCAGCCATCCTATCCTGGACACCCCTTGCCGGTTTGCAGAATACAGACCCCAGAAGTGCAGAAGCTCCCTTGCTCTTGAACTATGAGCTGGCCTTGTCACGCAATGGCAGTGATGGTGTCTTCTCTCCCATCTACTT GGGGCTGGAGACCACCTTCACAGTAGAGGACCTGCGCCCGGCCACAGCCTACTACATCAA AGTATGCGCGTCCTGTGGCTCTGTGAAAGGGCCTTCGTCTGAGGTGGCTGACTTCACCACAATGTGTGCCCCCCCTGAAgccccagcaccaccacgaGTAATTCTTCATAGCAAGAGCACCCTGGTCCTACAGTGGAAG GCGCCCAATGACAATGGATCAAAAATCACTGGTTATCTCTTGGAGTTCGACGAG GGAAAACAAAGTGCCTTTAAAGAGGTTTACTTTGGGCATGCCAAACAGTACAAGATTGTCAAACTTACCCCTTCAACAAACTACGCCTTCAGGATAGCGGCTAAAAATGACATTGGAATGAG tgcaTTCAGCGAAGTGATGACTTGCTGTACAGCAGGCAGTGCCCCCCAGCCGCCTGCACCACCTCGCCTGTCTGCTTCAGGGGTGTCCTGGCTGACACTGGAGTGGAACATCCCTGGTGGACTAACTGCTGGAGACACGCTTACCTACACCCTGgaaatggaggaggagggaacg GGCTATGGCTTCAAGCCAAAATACAACGGGGAAGAGCTTTCCTGTACTTTAAAGGGGCTCAGAAGGAGCACATCCTACAGGTTTCGG GTGCTGGCAGCAAATGCAGAGGGGCGTAGCCAGCCCAGCGTCCCTGTAGAGTTCAGCACAACACCAGACAAACCGGGTGCCCCTGGCCGTCCGGCACTAAGAGGCCGGGTTCAGCCGCGCTGTCTGCACACAGTCTGGG ATGCACCAAAAGATGATGGAGGATCTCCAGTTACGCAGTACGTTCTAGAGATGGGTCAGAATCACAATG ATAATGGGTGGGAGGTGGTGTACAGTGGCCCACTGAGGGAACATGTGTGTGATAGCCTCAAGCCTGGCACCTGGTACAACTTGAGAGTCTACTGCCAGAGTGCAGGAGGGCAGAGTCAG GCTTCAGAAAGCCTCACGGTTCAGACTGCTCCTGTGCCTCCTGGGCCGTGCCAAGCGCTGCAGCTAGCAGGGAAAGCCAGGCCACGAGACATACCATTGACATGGG GGCCTCCACTAGAGGATGGTGGTGCTCCTGTCTCGCAGTACATTGTGGAAATGTCAGACTCCACACAAGGCCCTCATCGCACGTTCTACCAGGGTCTGGAGACAGACTGCAGTGCCTGCCAGCTGGTGCCTGGGCACAAATACTGCTTCTGGGTGAAAGCAGCCAACCAGGCGGGG TGGGGCCCACTTTCAGAGATGTATGAGTTTTCCACTGCGCCTGGGCCTCCGGAGCCATGTGGCCCCCCACAGCTCGCAGTGAAGACGCCCACTTGTGTCTTGGCTAGTTGGGAG ATTCCAGCATGCAATGGGGCAGAGGTTTTTGAGTTCCGGATGGAATGGGGTGCTGCCGAGGGCACGTTGACACTAACCTACTGTGGCCCAGCCCCTGGCTATGAAGCACGGAACCTTCTCCCTGCCACGGCCTATTACTGCAGGGTGCAG GCAGTGAATTCTGTAGGTGCAGGTCCATTTGGAGATGTCGCCATGGTGACTACCCCACCTTCAGTCCCAGCTGCAGTCCGCTCGGTTGCGGTTGTCGGAGAGGACGCGCTAGCAGAAAGTCTGGCTGGCCCCGCCTCATGTCTGGCTTTGCGGTGGGAGGAGCCCTGCTCCCATGGTGCAGAAATAATTGGCTACAATATAGACTTTGGGGAGCAGGTCCCCATATCTGTTGGAAAGACCAATCACTACATATTGGAGAATTTACAGCCAGATACAACATACAG GGTTCGGGTGCAGGCCATCAATGGCATCGGGGTGGGGCCGTTCAGTGCATCCCTGAAAGCCAGGACCCGACCTCTCCCCCCAGAACCCCCCACGCTGGAGTGTGCAGCAGCGGGCCCACAGAGCCTCAAGCTTAAGTGGGGTGATGGCCCAAGCCGAGGGCAGCTGAGTGGGGCAACACAGTACTGTCTGCACATGCAGGCTAGTGCAGAcag GTTGGTGTGCATCTACAGTGGCCCCTGCCACACATTCAAGGTGCAGCGCCTGAGCGAGGCCACGGTTTATCAGTTCAGCATCCAGGCGCACAACGAGGCTGGTGTGGGGCCACTGTCCCCTCTGTACAGCTTCAGCACCTCCAGGTCCCCTCCACCCCAGCTTAAAG CCCCCCGAGTTGATCAACTGGAATCGAATCACTATGAAGTCACGTGGGAGGCCCTACAGTCAATGCGAGGAGACCCCATTGTGTATACTCTGCAACTGCAGCGGGGCCGTGAGCTTGAGCAG TTGTACAGGGGCCCTGCTTCTTCATACAAGTGGCACGGTGTTGTACCTGTTTGCGACTGGCGTCTACGCGTGTGTGCAGGTCGCAGGTGCCCCGACGGCGTGGAGCTGTGGGGTCCATACAGCCCCAGCATAGCCCTCCCTGGCCCAGAGCCCCCAGCAGCATCAGAGAGCGTGGCAGGGTCTAGGGCTACATCCAGAGATGGAGTGGCTCCCAGGAAAGACCGAGCCATTACAGATGAACAGTTTgctctgctgcttctcctgGGCTTTGCTATCGTGGCAATTCTCTTTGCTGTGCTCATCCAGTACTTTGTCATCAAGTAG
- the LOC108925438 gene encoding fibronectin type-III domain-containing protein 3A-like isoform X2, whose protein sequence is MLCFTMMTDQPHPPLEATPMLSEVPLVQHMLNGDSMQQMILVQVNPGETFTIRTEDGQVRCITGPAHVPMVSPNGTMPPIYVPPGYMSQVVEENGVRKVMVLPQTTEFHPSMPPPPPLHVPQYLPPHPAMLHQHHMYPREMPPHFMHQLPPPQMYSEQGVDVACHSASGPPREDRASKSQDHLHRRLAASSSVRITRSPPPSPLKGPSPAPPNNGQNGQNKGLVTPAASPGPTKQKAPGAPSPSDTENAVVAEMPNILEQLSGMSKPTVLNVTSRSAILSWTPLAGLQNTDPRSAEAPLLLNYELALSRNGSDGVFSPIYLGLETTFTVEDLRPATAYYIKVCASCGSVKGPSSEVADFTTMCAPPEAPAPPRVILHSKSTLVLQWKAPNDNGSKITGYLLEFDEGKQSAFKEVYFGHAKQYKIVKLTPSTNYAFRIAAKNDIGMSAFSEVMTCCTAGSAPQPPAPPRLSASGVSWLTLEWNIPGGLTAGDTLTYTLEMEEEGTGYGFKPKYNGEELSCTLKGLRRSTSYRFRVLAANAEGRSQPSVPVEFSTTPDKPGAPGRPALRGRVQPRCLHTVWDAPKDDGGSPVTQYVLEMGQNHNDNGWEVVYSGPLREHVCDSLKPGTWYNLRVYCQSAGGQSQASESLTVQTAPVPPGPCQALQLAGKARPRDIPLTWGPPLEDGGAPVSQYIVEMSDSTQGPHRTFYQGLETDCSACQLVPGHKYCFWVKAANQAGWGPLSEMYEFSTAPGPPEPCGPPQLAVKTPTCVLASWEIPACNGAEVFEFRMEWGAAEGTLTLTYCGPAPGYEARNLLPATAYYCRVQAVNSVGAGPFGDVAMVTTPPSVPAAVRSVAVVGEDALAESLAGPASCLALRWEEPCSHGAEIIGYNIDFGEQVPISVGKTNHYILENLQPDTTYRVRVQAINGIGVGPFSASLKARTRPLPPEPPTLECAAAGPQSLKLKWGDGPSRGQLSGATQYCLHMQASADRLVCIYSGPCHTFKVQRLSEATVYQFSIQAHNEAGVGPLSPLYSFSTSRSPPPQLKAPRVDQLESNHYEVTWEALQSMRGDPIVYTLQLQRGRELEQLYRGPASSYKWHGVVPVCDWRLRVCAGRRCPDGVELWGPYSPSIALPGPEPPAASESVAGSRATSRDGVAPRKDRAITDEQFALLLLLGFAIVAILFAVLIQYFVIK, encoded by the exons ATGATTCTGGTGCAGGTGAATCCTGGGGAGACCTTCACCATCCGCACAGAGGATGGACAAGTTCGGTGCATCACAG gaCCAGCGCATGTGCCCATGGTTTCCCCCAATGGCACCATGCCACCTATCTATGTGCCCCCTGGGTACATGTCTCAG GTGGTGGAGGAGAATGGTGTTCGAAAAGTAATGGTTTTGCCCCAGACGACAGAGTTTCACCCCTCCAtgccaccgccaccaccactTCACGTGCCTCAGTACTTGCCCCCACACCCTGCAATGCTGCACCAGCACCATATGTATCCCAGGGAAATGCCCCCCCATTTCATGCACCAGCTTCCTCCTCCACAGATGTACAGTGAGCAGG GTGTAGATGTAGCTTGCCATAGTGCATCTGGACCTCCACGTGAAGATCGAGCATCCAAGTCACAGGACCACCTGCACAGGCGGCTGGCCGCAAGCAGCAGCGTACGCATCACTCGCAGCCCCCCACCCTCTCCACTCAAGGGCCCCTCTCCTGCTCCCCCCAACAATGGTCAGAATGGCCAAAATAAGGGCCTCGTGACTCCAGCAGCTTCCCCAGGCCCTACAAAACAGAAAGCCCCTGGTGCACCATCCCCCTCAGACACAGAGAATGCAG TCGTGGCAGAAATGCCCAATATTCTTGAGCAGCTGTCTggcatgtccaaacccaca GTGCTCAACGTTACATCTCGTTCAGCCATCCTATCCTGGACACCCCTTGCCGGTTTGCAGAATACAGACCCCAGAAGTGCAGAAGCTCCCTTGCTCTTGAACTATGAGCTGGCCTTGTCACGCAATGGCAGTGATGGTGTCTTCTCTCCCATCTACTT GGGGCTGGAGACCACCTTCACAGTAGAGGACCTGCGCCCGGCCACAGCCTACTACATCAA AGTATGCGCGTCCTGTGGCTCTGTGAAAGGGCCTTCGTCTGAGGTGGCTGACTTCACCACAATGTGTGCCCCCCCTGAAgccccagcaccaccacgaGTAATTCTTCATAGCAAGAGCACCCTGGTCCTACAGTGGAAG GCGCCCAATGACAATGGATCAAAAATCACTGGTTATCTCTTGGAGTTCGACGAG GGAAAACAAAGTGCCTTTAAAGAGGTTTACTTTGGGCATGCCAAACAGTACAAGATTGTCAAACTTACCCCTTCAACAAACTACGCCTTCAGGATAGCGGCTAAAAATGACATTGGAATGAG tgcaTTCAGCGAAGTGATGACTTGCTGTACAGCAGGCAGTGCCCCCCAGCCGCCTGCACCACCTCGCCTGTCTGCTTCAGGGGTGTCCTGGCTGACACTGGAGTGGAACATCCCTGGTGGACTAACTGCTGGAGACACGCTTACCTACACCCTGgaaatggaggaggagggaacg GGCTATGGCTTCAAGCCAAAATACAACGGGGAAGAGCTTTCCTGTACTTTAAAGGGGCTCAGAAGGAGCACATCCTACAGGTTTCGG GTGCTGGCAGCAAATGCAGAGGGGCGTAGCCAGCCCAGCGTCCCTGTAGAGTTCAGCACAACACCAGACAAACCGGGTGCCCCTGGCCGTCCGGCACTAAGAGGCCGGGTTCAGCCGCGCTGTCTGCACACAGTCTGGG ATGCACCAAAAGATGATGGAGGATCTCCAGTTACGCAGTACGTTCTAGAGATGGGTCAGAATCACAATG ATAATGGGTGGGAGGTGGTGTACAGTGGCCCACTGAGGGAACATGTGTGTGATAGCCTCAAGCCTGGCACCTGGTACAACTTGAGAGTCTACTGCCAGAGTGCAGGAGGGCAGAGTCAG GCTTCAGAAAGCCTCACGGTTCAGACTGCTCCTGTGCCTCCTGGGCCGTGCCAAGCGCTGCAGCTAGCAGGGAAAGCCAGGCCACGAGACATACCATTGACATGGG GGCCTCCACTAGAGGATGGTGGTGCTCCTGTCTCGCAGTACATTGTGGAAATGTCAGACTCCACACAAGGCCCTCATCGCACGTTCTACCAGGGTCTGGAGACAGACTGCAGTGCCTGCCAGCTGGTGCCTGGGCACAAATACTGCTTCTGGGTGAAAGCAGCCAACCAGGCGGGG TGGGGCCCACTTTCAGAGATGTATGAGTTTTCCACTGCGCCTGGGCCTCCGGAGCCATGTGGCCCCCCACAGCTCGCAGTGAAGACGCCCACTTGTGTCTTGGCTAGTTGGGAG ATTCCAGCATGCAATGGGGCAGAGGTTTTTGAGTTCCGGATGGAATGGGGTGCTGCCGAGGGCACGTTGACACTAACCTACTGTGGCCCAGCCCCTGGCTATGAAGCACGGAACCTTCTCCCTGCCACGGCCTATTACTGCAGGGTGCAG GCAGTGAATTCTGTAGGTGCAGGTCCATTTGGAGATGTCGCCATGGTGACTACCCCACCTTCAGTCCCAGCTGCAGTCCGCTCGGTTGCGGTTGTCGGAGAGGACGCGCTAGCAGAAAGTCTGGCTGGCCCCGCCTCATGTCTGGCTTTGCGGTGGGAGGAGCCCTGCTCCCATGGTGCAGAAATAATTGGCTACAATATAGACTTTGGGGAGCAGGTCCCCATATCTGTTGGAAAGACCAATCACTACATATTGGAGAATTTACAGCCAGATACAACATACAG GGTTCGGGTGCAGGCCATCAATGGCATCGGGGTGGGGCCGTTCAGTGCATCCCTGAAAGCCAGGACCCGACCTCTCCCCCCAGAACCCCCCACGCTGGAGTGTGCAGCAGCGGGCCCACAGAGCCTCAAGCTTAAGTGGGGTGATGGCCCAAGCCGAGGGCAGCTGAGTGGGGCAACACAGTACTGTCTGCACATGCAGGCTAGTGCAGAcag GTTGGTGTGCATCTACAGTGGCCCCTGCCACACATTCAAGGTGCAGCGCCTGAGCGAGGCCACGGTTTATCAGTTCAGCATCCAGGCGCACAACGAGGCTGGTGTGGGGCCACTGTCCCCTCTGTACAGCTTCAGCACCTCCAGGTCCCCTCCACCCCAGCTTAAAG CCCCCCGAGTTGATCAACTGGAATCGAATCACTATGAAGTCACGTGGGAGGCCCTACAGTCAATGCGAGGAGACCCCATTGTGTATACTCTGCAACTGCAGCGGGGCCGTGAGCTTGAGCAG TTGTACAGGGGCCCTGCTTCTTCATACAAGTGGCACGGTGTTGTACCTGTTTGCGACTGGCGTCTACGCGTGTGTGCAGGTCGCAGGTGCCCCGACGGCGTGGAGCTGTGGGGTCCATACAGCCCCAGCATAGCCCTCCCTGGCCCAGAGCCCCCAGCAGCATCAGAGAGCGTGGCAGGGTCTAGGGCTACATCCAGAGATGGAGTGGCTCCCAGGAAAGACCGAGCCATTACAGATGAACAGTTTgctctgctgcttctcctgGGCTTTGCTATCGTGGCAATTCTCTTTGCTGTGCTCATCCAGTACTTTGTCATCAAGTAG
- the LOC108925309 gene encoding growth hormone secretagogue receptor type 1-like — translation MSLTHDPHFMDVAWNFSLSENGTNGTVMPDTSRPLSVFGMHILAPVTAVCMLLFFLGVGGNMGTLLVFGHFQELRTTTNLYLSSMAFSDILIFTGLPLDLYRLWRFRPFPFGDFLCRFQFYLSELCTYATVLHITALSMERYLAICFPLHARRLVTKTRVQLVIATLWGVAGSTAGPVFFLFHVEGRECQPTEVGLRSGLLQAMTWVSTLYFFLPLACLCLLYGLICRKLGRTRPSPYSRIRHRHHRQTIKLLVVVVVTFALCWLPFHIGRILFSSAAWEQQTGGGNGEALFVASQNFNLAAMLLFYLSASINPVLYNLLSARYRQALRNLLQRCYSIRGSPNDQRSSLATSLPITDLHTSVRHTRPTCQNIEKASTLHTV, via the exons ATGTCCTTGACACATGATCCACATTTCATGGATGTTGCCTGGAACTTCAGCCTTTCTGAGAACGGTACAAATGGAACTGTGATGCCAGATACATCAAGACCTCTGTCTGTGTTTGGGATGCACATCTTGGCTCCTGTGACAGCTGTGTGCATGCTGCTTTTCTTCCTCGGGGTGGGCGGCAACATGGGCACCTTGCTGGTGTTCGGGCACTTCCAGGAACTGCGCACCACCACCAACCTCTACCTGTCCAGCATGGCCTTCTCGGACATCCTAATCTTCACTGGCCTCCCTCTGGACCTCTACCGTCTCTGGAGGTTCCGACCCTTCCCGTTTGGAGACTTCCTCTGCCGCTTCCAGTTCTACCTGAGCGAATTGTGCACGTACGCCACGGTCCTGCACATCACCGCCCTCAGCATGGAGCGCTACCTGGCCATCTGCTTCCCTCTGCATGCACGCAGGCTTGTCACAAAGACGAGGGTGCAGCTAGTGATCGCCACCCTGTGGGGGGTGGCAGGCAGCACCGCAGGACCcgtcttcttcctcttccacgTGGAAGGCCGAGAATGCCAGCCCACAGAGGTGGGGTTGCGTTCAGGTTTGCTCCAGGCCATGACCTGGGTCTCCACACTGTATTTCTTCCTCCCGCTGGcttgcctgtgtctgctctATGGCCTCATCTGCAGGAAGCTCGGTCGCACACGGCCCAGTCCATACTCACGCATCCGCCACAGGCACCACAGGCAGACCATCAAGCTCCTGG TGGTAGTTGTGGTGACCTTCGCCCTCTGCTGGCTCCCCTTCCACATCGGGCGCATCCTGTTCTCCAGTGCAGCATGGGAGCAGCAAACAGGAGGTGGCAATGGTGAAGCCCTCTTTGTTGCCTCGCAGAACTTCAATCTGGCAGCCATGCTGCTCTTCTACCTCAGTGCCTCCATCAATCCAGTCCTGTACAACTTGCTGTCTGCCCGCTACCGCCAGGCCCTGCGAAACTTGCTCCAAAGGTGCTACTCCATCAGAGGGTCCCCCAATGACCAGCGTTCCAGCCTGGCCACCTCACTGCCCATTACTGACTTGCACACCAGTGTGAGACACACTAGACCAACATGTCAAAACATTGAGAAGGCCTCTACGCTACACACTGTTTAA